Proteins from a genomic interval of Quercus robur chromosome 9, dhQueRobu3.1, whole genome shotgun sequence:
- the LOC126700307 gene encoding eukaryotic peptide chain release factor subunit 1-3-like codes for MADGQEADKNIEIWKIKKLIKALEAARGNGTSMISLIMPPRDQVSRVTKMLGDEFGTASNIKSRVNRQSVLGAITSAQQRLKLYNKVPPNGLVLYTGTIVNEEGKEKKVTIDFEPFRPINASLYLCDNKFHTEALNELLESDDKFGFIIMDGNGTLFGTLSGNTREILHKFSVDLPKKHGRGGQSALRFARLRMEKRHNYVRKTAELATQFYINAATSQPNVSGLILAGSADFKTELSQSDMFDPRLQAKILNVVDVSYGGENGFNQAIELSSEILSNVKFIQEKRLIGKYFEEISQDTGKYVFGVDDTLKTLEMGAVDILIVWENLDINRYVLKNSTTGEIIIKHLNKEQEADQNNFRAPVGTAELEVQEKTSLLEWFATEYKKFGCTLEFVTNRSQEGSQFCRGFGGIGGILRYQLDIRSFDEFSDDGEVYDDSE; via the coding sequence ATGGCTGATGGTCAAGAAGCTGATAAGAACATTGAGATATGGAAGATCAAGAAATTGATCAAAGCTCTTGAAGCTGCTAGAGGCAATGGTACTAGCATGATTTCTCTAATCATGCCTCCACGAGATCAAGTATCCCGTGTTACCAAGATGTTGGGTGATGAATTTGGTACTGCCTCCAACATTAAAAGTAGGGTGAATCGCCAGTCTGTGCTTGGGGCAATTACATCTGCGCAGCAAAGACTTAAACTTTACAACAAAGTTCCTCCCAACGGGCTTGTGCTCTACACAGGAACAATTGTAAATGaggaagggaaagaaaagaaggtcACAATCGATTTTGAGCCGTTTAGGCCAATTAATGCATCCCTCTACCTTTGTGACAACAAGTTTCATACAGAAGCCCTGAATGAGCTTTTAGAATCTGATGACAAGTTTGGTTTTATTATCATGGATGGTAATGGGACCCTTTTTGGGACTTTAAGTGGTAATACCAGGGAGATTCTTCATAAATTTAGTGTTGACCTTCCAAAGAAACATGGAAGAGGTGGGCAATCAGCTCTACGGTTTGCTCGTCTTCGAATGGAGAAGCGCCACAACTATGTGAGGAAGACAGCGGAACTTGCCACTCAATTTTACATCAATGCTGCCACCAGCCAACCCAATGTTTCTGGATTAATACTTGCTGGGTCTGCTGACTTCAAAACTGAGCTTAGTCAGTCAGACATGTTTGATCCTCGTCTTCAAGCCAAAATATTAAATGTGGTAGATGTCTCTTATGGAGGGGAGAATGGTTTCAATCAGGCCATTGAGCTGTCATCAGAGATCCTGTCCAATGTGAAATTTATTCAGGAGAAGCGCTTGATAGGCAAATACTTTGAGGAGATTAGCCAGGACACTGGGAAATATGTTTTTGGCGTGGATGATACACTGAAAACTTTGGAGATGGGTGCTGTTGATATACTTATTGTATGGGAAAATCTGGATATTAATAGGTATGTGTTAAAAAATAGCACTACCGGTGAGATTATCATAAAGCACTTGAATAAGGAGCAAGAGGCTGATCAGAATAATTTCCGTGCTCCTGTTGGCACTGCTGAATTAGAGGTGCAGGAAAAGACATCTCTGCTGGAGTGGTTCGCTACTGAATACAAGAAGTTTGGTTGCACACTTGAATTTGTCACTAACAGATCTCAAGAGGGATCTCAGTTCTGCAGAGGTTTTGGTGGGATTGGGGGAATACTCCGCTACCAGCTTGATATAAGATCATTTGATGAGTTTTCTGATGATGGTGAAGTTTATGATGATtctgaatag
- the LOC126700311 gene encoding cyclin-U4-1-like, which translates to MAELESPEVMPKVINFLSCLLHRVAESNDTTSRLDTQRISVFHGLTRPTISIQSYLERIFKYANCSPSCFIVAYVYLDRFMQKQPLLPINSFNVHRLLITSVLVSAKFMDDMYYNNAYYAKVGGISTTEMNLLEVDFLFGLGFQLNVTPNTFYTYCSYLQREMLLLQSPLHLEEPTLNLERPIKLHCCFNEDDSTHQKQLAV; encoded by the exons ATGGCTGAGCTTGAGAGCCCTGAGGTGATGCCCAAGGTCATAAACTTCCTCTCCTGTCTCCTCCACCGCGTCGCCGAGTCCAACGACACCACTTCCCGATTGGATACGCAGAGAATTTCAGTGTTCCATGGCCTCACAAGGCCTACCATCTCCATCCAGAGCTACCTTGAGAGGATCTTCAAGTATGCCAATTGTAGCCCATCTTGTTTCATTGTTGCCTACGTTTATCTCGACCGTTTCATGCAGAAGCAGCCCTTGTTGCCCATCAATTCTTTCAATGTGCACCGCTTGCTTATTACTAGTGTTTTGGTGTCTGCAAAGTTTATGGATGACAT gTATTACAACAATGCTTACTATGCTAAAGTTGGAGGAATAAGCACCACAGAAATGAACCTTCTTGAGGTGGACTTCTTATTTGGTTTGGGGTTCCAATTAAATGTGACACCCAACACCTTCTACACCTACTGCTCTTATCTTCAAAGAGAGATGCTACTCCTCCAATCCCCTCTACATTTAGAAGAACCCACTCTAAATTTGGAGAGACCTATAAAGCTCCATTGCTGCTTCAATGAAGATGATTCCACCCATCAAAAACAACTTGCCGTCTAG